GACCACCTGATCGCGGCCGGCCACAGCCGCATCGGCTTCATCAACGGCGAGCCCTGGATGGAGGCCGCGAAAGACCGCCTGAAGGGCTACCGCCGCGCACTCGCCACCGCCGACCTGCCGTTCGACCCCGCGCTGGTGCGCGACGGCGACTGGATGAGCGGCGGTGGCTTCGACGGCACGCTGGCGCTGATGGCGCTGCCGCGCCCGCCGACCGCGATCTTCTGCGCCAACGACCTGATGGCGCTGGGCGCGCTCGAAGCCCTGGCGCAGCTCGGCAAGAAGGTGCCGGCCGACGTGTCGGTGCTGGGCTACGACGACCAGGAAATCTCGCGCCACACCCACCCGCCGCTGACGACGATGGTGCTGCCCAACTACGAGATGGGCCGCGCCGCCGTCGAGGCCCTGCTGGCCGAGGCCGCGCTGGCACCCGAGCAGCGCGGCAGCCGCCGCTCGCTGATCAAGATCGACTGCCCGCTGGTCGAGCGCGAGACCGTCAAGCGGCGCTGAGACCCGTACCGACGCCGCCACGGCGCAGCCACCAACGCCGGCGCGGCCAGGCACGGCACGGCCGCAAGGGTTTTCACCAATTATCGCTAATATTATTATCAGCAGAATCAGCTCCATTCCGCAGCGGACTTGTCCCGTCCCTTCACCGCCCTCCCGCTGCAGCACTGGAGCCCGCATGGCCAGCATCGAACTGAAATCCGTCTTCAAGGCCTACGGCGACAACCCGCCGGTGATCCGCGACGTGAACCTCAACATCCCGCAAGGCGAGTTCTGCGTCTTCGTGGGGCCCTCGGGCTGCGGCAAGTCGACCCTGCTGCGCATGATCGCGGGCCTGGAGGAGATCAGCGGCGGCGAGCTGCGCATCGGCGGCGCGCTGATGAACGACGTGCCGCCCGCGCACCGCGGGGTGGCGATGGTGTTCCAGACCTACGCGCTGTTCCCGCACATGTCGGTCTACGAGAACATGGCCTTCGGCCTCGGCCTGGCGAAGGTGGACAAGAAGATCATCGACGAGAAGGTGCGCGCCGCGGCCAAGGTGCTGCAGCTCGACGCGCTGCTCGACCGCAAGCCCAAGGCGCTGTCGGGCGGCCAGCGCCAGCGGGTGGCGATCGGCCGCGCCATCGTGCGCGAGCCGGGCGTCTTCCTGTTCGACGAGCCGCTGTCGAACCTGGATGCCGCACTGCGCGTGCAGACCCGCTTCGAGATCGCCAAGCTGCACCGCGACTTCGGCCGCGCATCCACCGTCTACGTAACCCACGACCAGGTCGAGGCGATGACGCTGGCCGACCGCATCCTGCTGCTCAACAGCGGCGAGGCGGTGCAGCGCGACGGCAGCGTGGCGCAGTGCGGCTCGCCGCTGGAGCTCTATCACCGGCCGAACAACCTGTTCGTGGCCGGCTTCATCGGCAGCCCCAAGATGAACTTCCTGCGCGGCAAGCTGCGCAGCGCCACGCCCGATCAGGCCACCATCGAGCTGCACAGCGGCGAGGTGCTGCAGGCCGCCGTCGACGCACGCCGCCTGCAGAGCGGTGCGCCCGTCACGCTGGGCATCCGCCCCGAAGACACCCGCCTGGGCACCGACGAGCAGCACATCGTGCGGCCGGTGCAGTGGCAGGAGCGGCTGGGCGAGTCGACCTACCTCTACCTCGACGGTGGTGACGCCGAACACAGCCTGGCCACCGGCGGCGACGCGCTGGTCGCCAAGGCACCGGGCCATGTGCACGCGGTGTCGGGCCACCGACTGGCGATGGCGATACCCGCCCGCTCGGCCCACCTGTTCGACGAACACGGCCGCGCACTCGAACGGCTGATCCCCGACACCGACCTGCTGCTGCCCGAAGCGGCCTGAGGCGACCCGAGTCGGAGAAACGCCATGCAACTGGGCGTCTGCTACTACCCCGAACACTGGCCGCCATCCGGGTGGGCCGATGACGCGCAGCGCATGCGCGCGATGGGCATCAGCTGGGTGCGCATCGCCGAGTTCGCCTGGAGCCGCATCGAACCGTCGCCGGGCGTGTTCGACTGGGCCTGGCTCGATGAAGCGATCGAGACGCTGCACGCGCAGGGCCTGAAGGTCGTGATGTGCACGCCCACCGCCACGCCGCCGAAGTGGCTGGTGGACACGATGCCGGACATGCTCGCGATCGACGCCCACGGCCAACCGCGCGGCTTCGGCTCGCGCCGGCATTACTGCTTCTCGCACGCCGGCTACCGGGCCGAGTCGCGCCGCATCAGTCGCGCAGTGGCCGAACGCTACGGTCAACACCCAGCCGTGGCCGCCTGGCAGACCGACAACGAATACGGCTGCCACGACACGGTGTTGAGTTATTCGGCCGCCGCCAAGGCCGGTTTCCGCCGCTGGCTGCAGGCGCGTTACGGCGACATCGCCGCGCTCAACACGGCCTGGGGCACGGTGTTCTGGAGCATGGAATACCGCTCGTTCGATCAGATCGACGCGCCGGTCGGCACCGTCACCGAGGCGCATCCGGCGCACCGGCTCGACTGGCGCCGCTTCGCCTCCGACGAGGTGCGAGCCTTCAACCGCGAGCAGGTCGAGATCCTGCGCGAGCTGTCGCCTGCTCGGCCGGTGTCGCACAACTTCATGGGCTTCTTCACCGAGTTCGACCACCACGACGTGGCCGCCGATCTCGACATCGCCACCTGGGACAGCTACCCGCTCGGCTTCACGCAGAACTTCTTCCTCTCGGCCGACGAGAAGGCGCGTTACGCCCGCGTCGGCCACCCGGACATCCCGGGCTTTCACCACGACCTGTATCGCGGCATGTGCGCCAGCACGCGCGCCGATGCGCCTGCCCACGGCCGCTGGTGGGTGATGGAGCAGCAGCCCGGCCCGGTCAACTGGGCGAGCTGGAACACCGCGCCGCATGACGGCATGGTGCGGCTGTGGAGCTGGCAGGCGTTCGCGCACGGCGCAGAGGTGGTGAGCTACTTCCGCTGGCGCCAGGCGCCGTTTGCGCAGGAGCAGATGCACACCGGCTTGCACCGGCCGGACCGCAGTGTCGACCAGGGCGGCGTCGAAGCCGCACAGGTCGGCGCCGAGTTGCAGGCGCTGTCCACGCAGATGGATTTGAACGCGCAAGGCATCGTCAACCGCGTCGCGCTGGTGTTCGACTACGACAGCTTGTGGATGGCGCAGATCCAGCCGCAGGGCGCCGACTACAACCCGCTGGAGCTGCAGTTCCGCGTCTACAGCGCGCTGCGCCAGCTGGGGCTGGATGTCGACATCGTGAGCCCGAACGCCGCGCTGGCCGGCTACGCGCTGATCGTGCTGCCGGTGCAGTTGCATGCGTCAGCCGCGCTGGTGAAGGCGCTCACGCAAGCCGCAGCAGCCGGCGCGCAGATCGTGCTCGGCCCACGTGCCGGCGCCAAGACCGAGGTGCTGGCGATACCCGAGAACCTCGCGCCCGGCGCCTTGAGCGCGCTGGCCGGCGTGCAGGTGCTGCGGGTGGCATCGCTGCCGCCGGGCGTGCAGGCGGTGATCCGCTTCGAGGGCGATGCAGGTTCAGTCGCCACGGCCCAGCGCTGGCGCGAGGACCTCGCGCTGACGGGCGCGCAGGCCGAGGCGCTGTTCGACGACGACGGCCGCGCCGCCGTCACGCGACTGGGCAGCTTGCGCTACGTCGCCGGCTGGCTCGACGCCGACGGCTGGCGGCAACTTCTGATGCGCGCGGCCACCGACGCCGGCCTGTCGCCGCAGCCGCTGCCCGCCGACCTGCGCGTCAGCCGCATCGGCGGCCTGCTGCTGGCCTGCAACTTCTCGGATCGCACGCTGGCCTACACGCCGACGTCGACGCCCTCGTCCTCTTCGGCCGCGCCCCTGCTGGGCTCGGCAACGCTCGCGCCGCGGGGCATCGCCCTGTGGCACCTGAACTGAACCGCCTCTTCTCAAGCCGCTCATGAACACCCGCACCCACTCCGCATCCCTGCCTGACAGCCCCGCGCAGTTCATCGCGCTGCACGGCCGCGCCAGCAGCATCGTCATCGAAGCCCATGCCGACGAGGCGCCGATCTGGCGCTACTGGGGCCCGCGCCTGCCCGATGCGGCGACACCCGGCGCGGCCTTGCGCGACAGCCGGCCGCTGCCGTCCTTCATGCTCGATTTCGACCAGCCGCTGACGGTGGCACCGACCTTCGGCGTCGGCTGGTTCGGCCAGAGCGCGCTGCTGGCGCACCGCGACGGGCTCGACTTCGCGCAGGCGTACACGCGCTGCGAGATCGAATGGCTGGCGCCCGGCTCGGCCGTCTGTCTGCACCTGCACGACGACGTCGCCCGCCTGCGCCTGGACCTCACGCTCAAGCTCGACGCGGCCAGCGACGTGCTCACGCTGCAGAGCACGCTGCACAACCTGGGCGACAGCGCGATCGACGTGCAATGGCTCGCCTCGGGCACGCTGCCGCTGCCCGGCCACAGCCAGCAGGTGCGCTCCTACGCCGGCCAGCACGTGCATGAATTCCTGCTGCAGACCGATCCGCTGACGCGCAGCCTGTGGCGCAAGGAAAGCCGGCGCGGCCGCACCAGCCACGACTGCTTTCCCGGTGCGGTGGTGACCACGCCCGGCGCCACCGACGACGCCGGCCTGGTGTTCGGCGCGCACCTCGCGTGGTCGGGCAACCACCAGCAGACCATCGAGTGGCTGCACGACGGCCAATACCAGTGGCAGATGGGCGAGTGGCTGGCACCCGGCGAAGGCCGGCTCGCACCGGGCCAGGCGCTGCACACGCCCGAGATCGTGGCGAGCTGCTCGACCGCCGGCCTGAACGGCCTGGCCGCCAACTTCCACGCCGAGCTGCGCTCGCGCCTGAACTGGCCGGGCGGCGCGATGCGCGCGCGGCCGGTGCACCTCAACACCTGGGAAGGCTTCTACTTCGACGTCCACCCCGGCCCGGTCAAGGAACTCGCCACCGCCGCCGCGGCCGTGGGCATCGAGCGCTTCGTGCTCGACGACGGCTGGTTCCACGGTCGCCACCACGACCGCGCCGCGCTCGGCGACTGGTGGCCCGACGAGAGCAAGTTCCCCGCCGGCCTGGGCGAGCTGATCGGCCACGTCAACGGCCTCGGCATGAGCTTCGGCCTGTGGGTCGAGCCCGAGATGGTCAACCCCGACAGCGAGCTGTTCCGCGCCCACCCGGACTGGGCGCTGCAGGTCGCCGGCCGGCCGCTGCTGACCGCGCGCAACCAGTTGGTGCTCGACATCTCGCGCCCCGAGGCGGCCGACTACCTGTTCGACAAGATCTCCGCGCTGCTGGCCGCGCACCCGATCGACTACCTGAAGTGGGACCACAACCGCGACCTCGCACCGGCCGGCCTGGCCAACGGCGCGCCCGGTTATCGGGCCCAGGTGCATGCGGTCTACGCGCTGATGGCGCGGCTGCGCGCGGCCCATCCGCAGGTCGAGATCGAGAGCTGCTCGGGCGGCGGCGGGCGCATCGATTTCGCGGTGCTGCGCCACACCCATCGGGTCTGGACCAGCGACTGCATCGATGCCCTCTCGCGGGTGGCGATCCAGCGCGGCTTTCTGCAGTTCTTCCCGCCCGAGATCATGGGCTCGCACGTCGGCACCGCGCCCTCGCACACCACCGGGCGCACGCAGAACATGGCCTTCCGCGCCGCGGTGGCGCTGCCCGGCCACTTGGGCGTCGAGCTCGACGTGCGGCACCTGAACGAGGCCGAGACCACCGAGCTGCGCGCCTGGATCGCGCTCTACAAGCAGCTGCGCGATCGCCTGCACACGGGCCGGGTCTGGCTGGGCGAGGTGGCCGACGGCATCGCCTGGCAGGCCCATGGCAACGCGGCCGCGGGCGACGTGCTGCTGCTGGTCTACCGCACGGCGCCGAGCTCGCACCGCTACACGCCGGTGCTGCGCCTGACCATGCTCGACGCCGGCGCGCGCTACCGCGTGCACGAGGTGCTGCCCGACGGCACCGTTCGCGCCACCGGCCACCACAACACCGCGCCGTTCTTCGATGCCATCAACACGCCCGAAGGCCTGACGCTCGACGGCGCCTGGCTCGCCCACGCCGGCCTGCCGCTGCCGCGTGCGCAGGCCGAGACCGCGTTCATCGTGCGGCTGCAGAAGGTCTGACGATGAAGCGCATCCTCGTCACCGGCGGCGCCGGCTACATCGGCAGCATCACCTGCGTGCAGCTGATCGCTGCCGGGCTGCAGCCGGTGATCCTCGACAACCTGCACAACGCCAAGGCCGCGGTGATCGACCGCATCGAGCAGGTCGCCGGCCAGCGACCGGCCTTCGTGCAGGGCGACATCCGCGACCGCGCGCTGCTCGACCACCTGCTGCGCGAACACGCGATCGACGCGGTGATCCACTTCGCCGGCCTCAAGGCGGTGGGCGAGTCGGTGGCTCAGCCACTGAGCTACTACGACAACAACGTGCACGGCACGCTGGTGCTGATCGAGGCGATGCGTGATGCGGGCGTGCGCACGCTGGTGTTCAGCTCGTCGGCCACCGTCTATGGCGACGCCACGCAGATGCCGCTGCGCGAGGACACCCCCACCTCGGCCACCAACCCCTACGGCCGCACCAAGCTGATGGTCGAGCAGATCCTGGCCGACGTGGTGGCCAGCGACCCGGCCTGGTCGATGACGGCCTTGCGCTACTTCAACCCGGTGGGCGCGCACCCGAGCGGGCTGATGGGCGAAGACCCGCAGGGCGTGCCCAACAACCTGATGCCCTTCATCGCGCAGGTCGCGGTCGGCCGGCGCGAGGCGCTGCGCATCTTCGGCCGCGACTACCCCACGCCCGATGGCACCGGCATGCGCGACTACATCCACGTGATGGACCTGGCCGACGGCCACCTCGCCGCGCTGAACCACGCCCACGGCCGCGCCGGCCTGCACGTGTTCAACCTCGGCACCGGCCACGGCAACAGCGTGCTGGAGATGCTGGCCGCCTTCGGCCGCGCGTGTGGCCGCGAGCTGCCGCATGAATTCGCGCCGCGCCGCCCCGGCGACGTGGCCGCCTGCTGGGCTGATCCGACCCGGGCCGAGTCGCAGCTGGGCTGGTGCGCCACCCGCACGCTCGACCAGATGTGCGCCGACACCTGGCGCTGGCAATCCACCCATCCGAACGGCTACGAATCATGAGCGCAACACCCGAGACATTCGATGTAGCGGAGCACTCGCACCGCCGCCGCAACGCGCTGACCGGCCAGTGGGTGCTGGTGTCGCCACACCGCTCGAAGCGGCCGTGGCAAGGCCAGCAGGAAGCCGCGCAGGACGAGGCCCTGCCCGCCCACGACCCCGGCTGCTACCTGTGTGCCGGCAACACGCGTGTCAGCGGCGACGTCAACCCGGCCTACACCGGCACCTTCGTCTTCACCAACGACCACGCCGCGCTGATGCCCGCGGTGCCGGCCGCGCCCGCGAGCGCCGACCCGCTGTTCCAGCTGCACGAGGCGCGCGGCACCAGCCGGGTGATCTGCTTCTCGCCGGATCACGGCAAGACGCTGCCGGAGCTGCCGCTCGACGCGATCGGCAACGTCGTCGACACCTGGTGCGAGCAGACCGCCGAACTCGGCCGCACGCACGCGTGGGTGCAGGTGTTCGAGAACAAGGGCGCGGTGATGGGCTGCTCGCAGCCGCACCCGCACGGCCAGATCTGGGCCACCGGCCACCTGCCCAACGAAGCCGCCACCGAAGACCGCGAACAGCGCGCCTACTTTGCACAGCACGGCCGCGCGCTGCTGCTCGATTACGCCGAACGCGAGGCCGCAGCCGGCGCGCGCGTGGTGGTCGAGACGCCGCACTGGCTGGCGGTGGTGCCGTACTGGGCCACCTGGCCTTTCGAGACGCTGCTGCTGCCGCGTTTTGCCGTGCAGCAGCTGCCGCAACTGAACGCCGAACAGCGCGCCGACCTGGCCGTGGCGCTGAAGAAGCTGACCTCACGCTACGACAACCTGTTCCAGTGCTCGTTCCCGTATTCGATGGGCTGGCACGGCGCGCCGTTCGATGGCTCATCGGCTGAGCCATGGCAGCTGCACGCGCATTTCTATCCACCCTTGCTGCGCTCGGCGACGGTGCGCAAGTTCATGGTCGGCTTCGAGATGCTGGCCGAGGCGCAGCGCGACCTCACCCCCGAACAAGCCGCCGAACGCCTGCGTGCGCTCGGCGACCAGCACTACCGCGGCAACTGAGGCCACCCGAACCATGAAATCACCTCTGCTAAAACGCGTGCTCACCTCGTTCAGCGTCGGCTTCGATGCCGCGCCCAGCTGCGTCGTGCACGCCCCCGGCCGCGTCAACCTGATCGGCGAACACACCGATTACAACGACGGTTTCGTGCTGCCCTGCGCGATCGATTACCACACGCTGGTGGCCGCACAGCCGCGCGACGATCGCCTGGTGCGCGTGGTGGCGGCCGACTACGGCAACAAGCTCGACGAGTTCAGCCTCGACGCGCCGATCAAGCCGCTGACCGCCGGCGACATGGGCTGGGCCAACTACGTGCGCGGCATGGTCAAGATGCTGCTGGATCACGGCCTGCCGCTGCGCGGCGCCGAGCTGGCGGTGGCCGGCAACGTGCCGCAGGGTGCGGGGCTGTCGTCGTCGGCATCGCTCGAAGTGGCGATCGGCCAGGCCTTCAAGACGCTGCAGGGCTTCGACGAGCTGTCGGCCACCGAGATCGCGCTGCTGGCGCAGAAGGCCGAGAACCGGTTCGTCGGCATCAACTGCGGGATCATGGATCAGCTGATCTCGGCCCGCGGCGCGGCCGGCCACGCGCTGCTGATCGACTGCCGCTCGCTCGACGCCGCGCCGGTGCACCTGCCCGATGATGTCGCCGTGCTGATCGTGCATTCACGCGTCAAGCGCGGCCTGGTCGACAGCGAATACAACACCCGCCGCCAGCAATGCGAGGCCGCAGCGCGGCACTACGGCGTGCCGGCGCTGCGCGATGTCGACGAGGCCCGGCTGCTGGCCGAACGGGGCTCGCTCGATGAGCGGGTGTTCCGCCGCGCCCGCCACATCGTGACCGAGAACCAGCGCACGCTCGATGCCGCCGAGGCGCTGGCGGCCAACGACCTGCGCCGCATGGGCGAGCTGATGGCCGCGTCGCACGCGTCGATGCGCGACGACTTCGAGATCACCGTGCCGGCGATCGACCAGCTGGTCGAAATCCTGCAAGGCGTGATCGGCACGGCGGGCGGCGCGCGCATGACCGGCGGCGGCTTCGGCGGCTGCGTGGTGGCGCTGCTGCCCGAGGCGATGGTCGACGCCGCCCGCACCGCCATCGAGGCGCAATACCGCGCGCCCAGCGGCGAGGCGGCCACCGTCTACGTCTGCCATCCGAGCGCGGGCGCCGGGCCGATCTGAAACGATCCGAGAAAGCGATGCCCCGATGAGCTCGACCCCGCCCTATCAAGCCGCCGTCCAGCGCTACGACACGCTGCCCTATCGCCGCTGCGGCCGCAGCGGGCTCAAGCTGGGCGCGGTGTCGCTCGGGCTGTGGCACAACTTCGGCGACGTCGACCGCGTCGACACCATGCGCGAGACGCTGCGCTGCGCCTTCGACCTGGGCGTCACGCACTTCGACCTGGCCAACAACTACGGCCCGCCGCCGGGCTCGGCCGAAGAACACGTGGGCGCGCTGCTGAAGCAGGATTTCTCGGCCCACCGCGACGAGCTGATCCTCTCCACCAAGGCCGGCTACCGCATGGGCCCGGGGCCGTATGGCGACGGCGGCTCGCGCAAATATCTGGTGGCCAGCCTCGACCAGAGCCTGCGGCGCATGCAGGTCGATCACGTCGACATCTTCTATCACCACCGGCCCGACCCGGACACGCCGCTCGAAGAGACGATGGACGCGCTGGCGCACATCGTTCGCAGCGGCCGCGCGCTGTACGTGGGCGTGTCCAACTACCCGCCGGCACTGCTGCGCGAGG
This portion of the Leptothrix cholodnii SP-6 genome encodes:
- a CDS encoding ABC transporter ATP-binding protein, which codes for MASIELKSVFKAYGDNPPVIRDVNLNIPQGEFCVFVGPSGCGKSTLLRMIAGLEEISGGELRIGGALMNDVPPAHRGVAMVFQTYALFPHMSVYENMAFGLGLAKVDKKIIDEKVRAAAKVLQLDALLDRKPKALSGGQRQRVAIGRAIVREPGVFLFDEPLSNLDAALRVQTRFEIAKLHRDFGRASTVYVTHDQVEAMTLADRILLLNSGEAVQRDGSVAQCGSPLELYHRPNNLFVAGFIGSPKMNFLRGKLRSATPDQATIELHSGEVLQAAVDARRLQSGAPVTLGIRPEDTRLGTDEQHIVRPVQWQERLGESTYLYLDGGDAEHSLATGGDALVAKAPGHVHAVSGHRLAMAIPARSAHLFDEHGRALERLIPDTDLLLPEAA
- a CDS encoding beta-galactosidase → MQLGVCYYPEHWPPSGWADDAQRMRAMGISWVRIAEFAWSRIEPSPGVFDWAWLDEAIETLHAQGLKVVMCTPTATPPKWLVDTMPDMLAIDAHGQPRGFGSRRHYCFSHAGYRAESRRISRAVAERYGQHPAVAAWQTDNEYGCHDTVLSYSAAAKAGFRRWLQARYGDIAALNTAWGTVFWSMEYRSFDQIDAPVGTVTEAHPAHRLDWRRFASDEVRAFNREQVEILRELSPARPVSHNFMGFFTEFDHHDVAADLDIATWDSYPLGFTQNFFLSADEKARYARVGHPDIPGFHHDLYRGMCASTRADAPAHGRWWVMEQQPGPVNWASWNTAPHDGMVRLWSWQAFAHGAEVVSYFRWRQAPFAQEQMHTGLHRPDRSVDQGGVEAAQVGAELQALSTQMDLNAQGIVNRVALVFDYDSLWMAQIQPQGADYNPLELQFRVYSALRQLGLDVDIVSPNAALAGYALIVLPVQLHASAALVKALTQAAAAGAQIVLGPRAGAKTEVLAIPENLAPGALSALAGVQVLRVASLPPGVQAVIRFEGDAGSVATAQRWREDLALTGAQAEALFDDDGRAAVTRLGSLRYVAGWLDADGWRQLLMRAATDAGLSPQPLPADLRVSRIGGLLLACNFSDRTLAYTPTSTPSSSSAAPLLGSATLAPRGIALWHLN
- a CDS encoding alpha-galactosidase, with product MNTRTHSASLPDSPAQFIALHGRASSIVIEAHADEAPIWRYWGPRLPDAATPGAALRDSRPLPSFMLDFDQPLTVAPTFGVGWFGQSALLAHRDGLDFAQAYTRCEIEWLAPGSAVCLHLHDDVARLRLDLTLKLDAASDVLTLQSTLHNLGDSAIDVQWLASGTLPLPGHSQQVRSYAGQHVHEFLLQTDPLTRSLWRKESRRGRTSHDCFPGAVVTTPGATDDAGLVFGAHLAWSGNHQQTIEWLHDGQYQWQMGEWLAPGEGRLAPGQALHTPEIVASCSTAGLNGLAANFHAELRSRLNWPGGAMRARPVHLNTWEGFYFDVHPGPVKELATAAAAVGIERFVLDDGWFHGRHHDRAALGDWWPDESKFPAGLGELIGHVNGLGMSFGLWVEPEMVNPDSELFRAHPDWALQVAGRPLLTARNQLVLDISRPEAADYLFDKISALLAAHPIDYLKWDHNRDLAPAGLANGAPGYRAQVHAVYALMARLRAAHPQVEIESCSGGGGRIDFAVLRHTHRVWTSDCIDALSRVAIQRGFLQFFPPEIMGSHVGTAPSHTTGRTQNMAFRAAVALPGHLGVELDVRHLNEAETTELRAWIALYKQLRDRLHTGRVWLGEVADGIAWQAHGNAAAGDVLLLVYRTAPSSHRYTPVLRLTMLDAGARYRVHEVLPDGTVRATGHHNTAPFFDAINTPEGLTLDGAWLAHAGLPLPRAQAETAFIVRLQKV
- the galE gene encoding UDP-glucose 4-epimerase GalE produces the protein MKRILVTGGAGYIGSITCVQLIAAGLQPVILDNLHNAKAAVIDRIEQVAGQRPAFVQGDIRDRALLDHLLREHAIDAVIHFAGLKAVGESVAQPLSYYDNNVHGTLVLIEAMRDAGVRTLVFSSSATVYGDATQMPLREDTPTSATNPYGRTKLMVEQILADVVASDPAWSMTALRYFNPVGAHPSGLMGEDPQGVPNNLMPFIAQVAVGRREALRIFGRDYPTPDGTGMRDYIHVMDLADGHLAALNHAHGRAGLHVFNLGTGHGNSVLEMLAAFGRACGRELPHEFAPRRPGDVAACWADPTRAESQLGWCATRTLDQMCADTWRWQSTHPNGYES
- a CDS encoding UDP-glucose--hexose-1-phosphate uridylyltransferase, whose protein sequence is MSATPETFDVAEHSHRRRNALTGQWVLVSPHRSKRPWQGQQEAAQDEALPAHDPGCYLCAGNTRVSGDVNPAYTGTFVFTNDHAALMPAVPAAPASADPLFQLHEARGTSRVICFSPDHGKTLPELPLDAIGNVVDTWCEQTAELGRTHAWVQVFENKGAVMGCSQPHPHGQIWATGHLPNEAATEDREQRAYFAQHGRALLLDYAEREAAAGARVVVETPHWLAVVPYWATWPFETLLLPRFAVQQLPQLNAEQRADLAVALKKLTSRYDNLFQCSFPYSMGWHGAPFDGSSAEPWQLHAHFYPPLLRSATVRKFMVGFEMLAEAQRDLTPEQAAERLRALGDQHYRGN
- the galK gene encoding galactokinase, encoding MKSPLLKRVLTSFSVGFDAAPSCVVHAPGRVNLIGEHTDYNDGFVLPCAIDYHTLVAAQPRDDRLVRVVAADYGNKLDEFSLDAPIKPLTAGDMGWANYVRGMVKMLLDHGLPLRGAELAVAGNVPQGAGLSSSASLEVAIGQAFKTLQGFDELSATEIALLAQKAENRFVGINCGIMDQLISARGAAGHALLIDCRSLDAAPVHLPDDVAVLIVHSRVKRGLVDSEYNTRRQQCEAAARHYGVPALRDVDEARLLAERGSLDERVFRRARHIVTENQRTLDAAEALAANDLRRMGELMAASHASMRDDFEITVPAIDQLVEILQGVIGTAGGARMTGGGFGGCVVALLPEAMVDAARTAIEAQYRAPSGEAATVYVCHPSAGAGPI
- a CDS encoding aldo/keto reductase yields the protein MSSTPPYQAAVQRYDTLPYRRCGRSGLKLGAVSLGLWHNFGDVDRVDTMRETLRCAFDLGVTHFDLANNYGPPPGSAEEHVGALLKQDFSAHRDELILSTKAGYRMGPGPYGDGGSRKYLVASLDQSLRRMQVDHVDIFYHHRPDPDTPLEETMDALAHIVRSGRALYVGVSNYPPALLREAARLLRASGTPCLIHQPRYNLLDRQIEGGLLDALADEGVGCIAFSPLAQGLLTDRYLCEIPADSRAAKGVGFLRPTDLTPQRLRTIAALNRIALTRGQTLAQMALAWVLRHPGMTSVLIGASRPQQVRDAVAATATAQLGFDAQTLAAIEVALAGR